In a genomic window of Variovorax paradoxus:
- a CDS encoding cytochrome P450 yields the protein MAGKNSLHPIPHPAKKPFVGNLLSIGSDSPVLDMWKIAQELGGIYWLDMPGMPVIVVSSPALVDELCEEARFDKSTRGALRRLRAASHGLFTSDTHEETWSKPHNILLANFSQRAMQAYHPMMLDIAGQLVTKWERLNFDEEVDVVRDMTALTLDTIGLCGFGYRFNSFYREGFHPFVDAMVRTLETVQNRRGLPLEELMLKKELAQQRKDIRYMHKMVEDIIEERRASGADIATKPDLLSYMIAGVDKKSGEQLTDKMIRDECIEFLIAGHETTSGLLSFAIYFLLKNPEALAKAQAEVDNVFGPDTSLKPTYAQVNRLQYVMQVLKESLRMFPTAPAISMRAKEDTQIGGQYTIKKNNMVIMHALALHRDKGIWGENADQFDPDNFSREAERERPVNAFKPFGNGQRACIGRQFALQEAVLTLGMILQRFNLVDHTGYKLKIKEALTIKPEGFRIKALLRDPATRPRGNINDAAAAPVQPVQPAARKPQAARHGTSLLVLQGSNLGTAEDLARQLAEAGEARGFSTQLASLDDYAERLPANGAVAIVCASYNGVAPDNAAEFHRWLDKADDALNGVRFSVFGCGNTDWAATYQAVPRRIDERLEALGATRVHPRGEGDAREDMDGAFQDWSDALWPELVKAFDIKTGADTPAQSEPLYTLEELPPPQNNAIVDALGAVALRVIENRELQHGAGGEAGRSTRHVELMLPEGLVYRAGDHLSVVPRNSPRQVERAMARFGFDRTAHVRLHAIAGRKPALPVEQVIAVDRLLGDYVELQDVATRKQIATLAAYTECPFTRPKLVALSGSDEASQAAYKAEVLHKRKSLLDLLEEHRACQVPFAVFLEMLSPLSPRYYSISSSPTMTPGKCSVTVGVVSGPARSGLGTFEGVCSNFLARAEAGDTVHGVVRETTAEGFRLPEDTQRPLIMIGPGTGLAPFRGFLQERAAQAEAGTALGEALLFFGCRHPEQDFIYAEELKAWSHRGLMKLHTAFSRAGERKVYVQDLIREQAAQVWALLEAGAVVYVCGDGSRMEPDVRRALSDIAREHGQDSAAWMDRMIADQRYVLDVWAGN from the coding sequence ATGGCAGGCAAGAACTCGCTCCACCCGATCCCCCATCCCGCCAAGAAGCCCTTCGTGGGCAACCTGCTGTCGATCGGCTCCGACTCCCCGGTGCTGGACATGTGGAAGATCGCCCAGGAGCTCGGCGGCATCTACTGGCTCGACATGCCGGGCATGCCGGTGATCGTGGTGTCGTCGCCCGCGCTGGTCGACGAACTCTGCGAGGAGGCGCGCTTCGACAAGAGCACGCGCGGCGCGCTGCGCCGGCTGCGCGCCGCCTCGCACGGCCTGTTCACCTCCGACACCCACGAGGAGACCTGGTCGAAGCCGCACAACATCCTCTTGGCCAACTTCAGCCAGCGCGCGATGCAGGCCTACCACCCCATGATGCTGGACATCGCGGGGCAGCTCGTGACCAAGTGGGAGCGGCTGAACTTCGACGAGGAGGTCGACGTGGTGCGCGACATGACCGCGCTCACGCTCGACACCATCGGCCTGTGCGGCTTCGGCTACCGCTTCAATTCCTTCTACCGCGAGGGCTTCCATCCCTTCGTCGACGCGATGGTGCGCACGCTCGAGACGGTGCAGAACCGGCGCGGCCTGCCGCTCGAGGAGCTGATGCTCAAGAAGGAGCTGGCGCAGCAGCGCAAGGACATCCGCTACATGCACAAGATGGTGGAGGACATCATCGAGGAGCGGCGCGCGAGCGGTGCCGACATCGCGACCAAGCCCGACCTGCTGAGCTACATGATCGCGGGCGTGGACAAGAAGAGCGGCGAGCAGCTCACCGACAAGATGATCCGCGACGAGTGCATCGAATTCCTCATCGCGGGCCACGAGACCACCAGCGGCCTGCTCTCGTTCGCCATCTACTTCCTGCTGAAGAACCCCGAGGCGCTGGCCAAGGCGCAGGCCGAGGTCGACAACGTGTTCGGGCCCGACACCTCGCTCAAGCCCACCTACGCGCAGGTCAACCGGCTGCAGTACGTGATGCAGGTGCTCAAGGAGTCGCTGCGCATGTTCCCGACCGCGCCCGCGATCTCGATGCGCGCGAAGGAAGACACCCAGATCGGTGGCCAGTACACGATCAAGAAGAACAACATGGTCATCATGCATGCGCTGGCGCTGCATCGCGACAAGGGCATCTGGGGCGAGAACGCCGACCAGTTCGATCCCGACAACTTCAGCCGCGAGGCCGAGCGCGAGCGGCCGGTCAACGCCTTCAAGCCCTTCGGCAACGGCCAGCGCGCGTGCATCGGGCGCCAGTTCGCTCTGCAGGAGGCGGTGCTGACCTTGGGCATGATCCTGCAGCGCTTCAACCTGGTCGACCACACCGGCTACAAGCTCAAGATCAAGGAAGCGCTGACCATCAAGCCCGAGGGCTTCAGGATCAAGGCGCTGCTGCGCGACCCGGCGACGCGCCCGCGCGGCAACATCAACGACGCGGCCGCCGCGCCGGTGCAGCCCGTGCAGCCGGCGGCGCGCAAGCCGCAGGCCGCGCGCCACGGCACCTCGCTGCTGGTGCTGCAGGGCTCCAACCTCGGCACCGCCGAGGACCTCGCGCGCCAGCTCGCCGAGGCCGGCGAGGCACGCGGCTTCTCGACCCAGCTGGCCTCGCTCGACGACTACGCCGAGCGGCTGCCGGCCAACGGCGCGGTGGCCATCGTCTGCGCCTCGTACAACGGCGTGGCGCCCGACAACGCGGCCGAGTTCCACCGCTGGCTCGACAAGGCCGACGACGCGCTCAACGGCGTGCGCTTCAGCGTCTTCGGCTGCGGCAACACCGACTGGGCCGCCACCTACCAGGCGGTGCCGCGGCGCATCGACGAGCGGCTCGAGGCGCTGGGCGCCACGCGCGTGCATCCGCGCGGCGAGGGCGATGCGCGCGAGGACATGGATGGCGCCTTCCAGGACTGGAGCGACGCGCTGTGGCCCGAGCTGGTGAAGGCCTTCGACATCAAGACCGGTGCCGACACGCCCGCGCAGAGCGAGCCGCTCTACACGCTCGAGGAACTGCCGCCGCCGCAGAACAACGCCATCGTCGACGCGCTGGGCGCGGTGGCGCTGCGCGTGATCGAGAACCGCGAGCTGCAGCACGGTGCCGGCGGCGAGGCCGGCCGCTCCACGCGCCACGTCGAGCTGATGCTGCCCGAGGGCCTGGTCTACCGCGCCGGCGACCACCTGAGCGTGGTGCCGCGCAACAGCCCGAGGCAGGTCGAGCGCGCGATGGCGCGCTTCGGCTTCGACCGCACGGCCCACGTGCGGCTGCATGCGATCGCGGGCCGCAAGCCGGCGCTGCCGGTCGAGCAGGTGATCGCGGTCGACCGCCTGCTGGGCGACTATGTCGAGCTGCAGGACGTGGCCACGCGCAAGCAGATCGCCACGCTCGCGGCCTACACCGAATGCCCGTTCACCCGGCCGAAGCTGGTGGCGCTGTCGGGCAGCGACGAGGCCTCGCAGGCGGCCTACAAGGCCGAGGTGCTGCACAAGCGCAAGTCGTTGCTCGACCTGCTCGAGGAGCACCGTGCCTGCCAGGTGCCGTTCGCCGTGTTCCTCGAGATGCTGTCGCCGCTGTCGCCGCGCTACTACTCGATCTCCTCCTCGCCCACGATGACGCCCGGCAAGTGCAGCGTGACGGTGGGCGTGGTCAGCGGTCCGGCGCGGTCGGGCCTGGGCACCTTCGAGGGCGTGTGCTCCAACTTCCTGGCGCGCGCCGAGGCCGGCGACACGGTGCACGGCGTGGTGCGCGAGACCACGGCCGAGGGCTTCCGCCTGCCCGAGGACACGCAGCGTCCGCTGATCATGATCGGCCCCGGCACCGGGCTGGCGCCGTTCCGCGGCTTCCTGCAGGAGCGCGCGGCGCAGGCCGAGGCCGGCACCGCGCTCGGGGAGGCGCTGCTGTTCTTCGGCTGCCGCCATCCCGAGCAGGACTTCATTTACGCCGAGGAGCTCAAGGCCTGGTCGCACCGCGGCCTGATGAAGCTGCACACCGCCTTCTCGCGCGCGGGCGAGCGCAAGGTCTACGTGCAGGACCTGATCCGCGAACAGGCGGCGCAGGTGTGGGCGCTGCTCGAAGCCGGTGCCGTGGTCTACGTCTGCGGCGACGGCTCGCGCATGGAGCCCGACGTGCGGCGCGCGCTGTCCGACATCGCGCGCGAGCACGGCCAGGACAGCGCCGCCTGGATGGACCGGATGATCGCGGACCAGCGCTACGTGCTCGACGTCTGGGCCGGCAACTGA
- a CDS encoding response regulator transcription factor: protein MLRADEPLRAAVVDGDAVRGAALAQRMARRGYGAMPFHGATGLLKALQGGWRFDLLLLHPEHETAWADLSAACRLQRMPMLLIAEDSAWRTPPAVEALCHGHGLVDFAPLPLADHELEWRLRALLSRSRTPARPSAEAQELVCGDYRLLAHERLVLRRGREVRLDPREFDLALMLFRHLGQLLTREFLWIALWKRPPHEGARALNIAAASVRKKLALQEDGGLVLRAAYGRGYMLQEVRSQAEFACEPAGYAEA from the coding sequence ATGCTCAGGGCAGACGAACCGCTGCGCGCGGCGGTGGTGGACGGCGATGCCGTCCGGGGTGCGGCGCTCGCGCAGCGCATGGCGCGGCGCGGCTACGGCGCGATGCCGTTCCACGGCGCCACCGGCCTGCTCAAGGCATTGCAGGGCGGCTGGCGCTTCGACCTGCTGCTGCTCCATCCCGAGCACGAAACCGCCTGGGCCGACCTCTCGGCCGCCTGCCGGCTGCAACGCATGCCGATGCTGCTGATCGCGGAAGACTCGGCCTGGCGCACGCCGCCCGCGGTCGAGGCGCTGTGCCATGGCCACGGCCTGGTCGACTTCGCGCCGCTGCCGCTGGCCGACCACGAACTCGAATGGCGCCTGCGCGCCCTGCTGTCGCGCTCGCGCACGCCGGCGCGGCCGAGCGCCGAAGCGCAGGAGCTGGTCTGCGGCGACTACCGCCTGCTCGCGCACGAACGGCTGGTGCTGCGGCGCGGGCGCGAGGTGCGCCTCGATCCGCGCGAGTTCGACCTCGCGCTGATGCTGTTCCGCCACCTGGGCCAGTTGCTGACGCGCGAATTCCTCTGGATCGCGCTGTGGAAGCGGCCGCCGCACGAGGGCGCCCGCGCGCTCAACATCGCCGCGGCCAGCGTGCGCAAGAAGCTCGCGCTGCAGGAGGACGGCGGACTGGTGCTGCGCGCCGCCTACGGGCGCGGCTACATGCTGCAGGAAGTGCGCTCGCAGGCCGAGTTCGCCTGCGAGCCGGCCGGCTACGCCGAGGCCTGA
- a CDS encoding alpha/beta hydrolase, with translation MTTATREHISPPSRLLLLAEGRALWETGAGLAMWPLLQLTPRGDGHPVLVLPGLVAGDASTLVLRRYLASRGYDAHGWGLGRNFGPREGVEDGMVTLLRKLHDDSGQKVSLVGWSLGGVYARLLASAHPDLVRGVITLGSPFSGSPRATNAWRVYEGVSGQSSHDPRRMKFVQPTPSVPTTSIFSRTDGVVAWRCSIEKTGPKSENIEVIASHLGLGAHPAVLYALADRLSQPEGGWKPFNRGLLGPLVYPDPDRAN, from the coding sequence ATGACCACCGCCACCCGTGAACACATCTCGCCGCCCTCGCGCCTGCTGCTGCTGGCCGAAGGCCGCGCGCTCTGGGAAACCGGCGCGGGCCTCGCCATGTGGCCGTTGCTGCAGCTCACGCCGCGCGGCGACGGCCATCCGGTGCTGGTGCTGCCGGGCCTGGTGGCCGGCGATGCCTCCACGCTGGTGCTGCGCCGCTACCTCGCGAGCCGCGGCTACGACGCGCACGGCTGGGGCCTGGGCCGCAACTTCGGTCCGCGCGAAGGCGTGGAGGACGGCATGGTCACGCTGCTGCGCAAGCTGCACGACGACAGCGGCCAGAAGGTCAGCCTCGTCGGCTGGAGCCTGGGCGGCGTGTATGCGCGGCTGCTGGCATCGGCGCATCCCGATCTCGTGCGCGGCGTGATCACGCTGGGCAGCCCGTTCTCGGGCAGCCCGCGTGCCACCAATGCCTGGCGCGTCTACGAAGGCGTGAGCGGCCAGAGCTCGCATGACCCGCGCCGCATGAAGTTCGTGCAGCCCACGCCCTCGGTGCCCACCACCTCGATTTTCAGCCGCACCGACGGCGTCGTGGCCTGGCGCTGCAGCATCGAGAAGACCGGGCCGAAGTCCGAGAACATCGAGGTCATCGCGAGCCACCTGGGCCTGGGCGCGCACCCCGCGGTGCTCTATGCGCTGGCCGACCGGCTGTCGCAGCCCGAGGGCGGCTGGAAGCCCTTCAACCGCGGCCTGCTGGGGCCGCTGGTCTATCCCGATCCCGACCGCGCGAACTGA
- a CDS encoding TetR/AcrR family transcriptional regulator, giving the protein MAGSNTTRDRILLTSLALFNAQGLAAVSTHKIAAELGMSPGNLHYHFKAKQLIVEWLFRRFEQRLESLNGSSAGIAAIDDLWLALHLRFEAINEYRFIYRDMAFLASEYPVLGQRAQALTAQNLLAAQALCEGLVASGVIETSAEQARILALQMVFTTTCWLSFERLVPGRDAVAQADPGLAAFYTLTLVSPYVSGESRAYLDYLRAKYLG; this is encoded by the coding sequence GTGGCCGGCTCCAACACCACGCGCGACCGCATCCTGCTGACCAGCCTCGCGCTGTTCAACGCGCAGGGGCTCGCGGCGGTGTCCACCCACAAGATCGCGGCCGAGCTCGGCATGAGCCCGGGCAACCTGCACTACCACTTCAAGGCCAAGCAGCTGATCGTGGAGTGGCTGTTCCGGCGCTTCGAGCAGCGGCTCGAATCGCTCAACGGCTCCTCGGCCGGCATCGCGGCCATCGACGACCTGTGGCTCGCGCTGCACCTGCGCTTCGAGGCGATCAACGAGTACCGCTTCATCTACCGCGACATGGCCTTCCTGGCGAGCGAGTACCCGGTGCTCGGTCAGCGCGCGCAGGCCCTGACCGCGCAGAACCTGCTGGCGGCCCAGGCGCTGTGCGAAGGGCTGGTGGCCTCGGGCGTGATCGAGACGAGTGCCGAGCAGGCGCGCATCCTGGCGCTGCAGATGGTGTTCACCACCACCTGCTGGCTGTCGTTCGAGCGCCTGGTGCCGGGCCGCGACGCGGTGGCGCAGGCCGATCCGGGATTGGCGGCCTTCTACACGCTGACCCTGGTTTCGCCGTATGTTTCGGGCGAATCGAGGGCTTACCTCGATTACCTGAGGGCCAAATACCTCGGATAA
- a CDS encoding phasin family protein, which translates to MATRRDEPAELKKKATPAKKTAGARTTPAKKTAAPRKRSAAKAKSSKAGTGTKPASSGEGLLRAGLKALDNVRNDVAKRQASVTNVIEGLLGIGGKGGEEASGAKAVLTRGFPGLDSFGIRKFEDVFDQRVATALQRLGMPTAEEVQALQSQIAALAERLDRLEQAARGGKR; encoded by the coding sequence ATGGCGACCCGCCGCGATGAACCCGCAGAACTGAAGAAGAAGGCGACGCCCGCGAAGAAGACCGCCGGCGCCAGGACCACCCCCGCGAAGAAGACCGCGGCGCCGCGCAAGCGCAGCGCCGCCAAGGCAAAGAGCAGCAAGGCGGGCACGGGCACCAAGCCCGCGTCCTCCGGCGAAGGCCTGCTGCGTGCCGGCCTCAAGGCGCTCGACAACGTGCGCAACGACGTCGCCAAGCGACAGGCCAGCGTCACCAACGTGATCGAGGGCCTGCTGGGCATCGGCGGCAAGGGCGGCGAGGAAGCGAGCGGCGCCAAGGCCGTGCTGACGCGCGGCTTCCCGGGCCTCGACAGCTTCGGCATCCGCAAGTTCGAGGACGTGTTCGACCAGCGCGTGGCCACCGCGCTGCAGCGCCTGGGCATGCCCACGGCCGAGGAGGTGCAGGCGCTGCAGTCGCAGATCGCCGCGCTCGCCGAGCGGCTCGACCGCCTCGAGCAGGCCGCGCGCGGCGGCAAGCGCTGA